One window from the genome of Longimicrobiaceae bacterium encodes:
- a CDS encoding M28 family peptidase has translation MNRNVSYVIAAGLAFAAAPAGAQSFATENPVLRRIWEEGTRNSQLERLGQALSDSIGPRLTASPGIRAGNQWLIDTYRSWGITARNEQYGTFRGWRRGYSHADLVQPRVRSLEGTMLAWSPGTNGPVTAPVVALPDFADQAAFEAWLPSIRGKLVAISMPQPTCRPDDNWKQFATDSSFARMKDARTAATAAWTARIQRTGVAARDLAPRLEQAGAAGVLTSLWSGGWGVDRIFNARTHQVPTFDLSCEDYGLVYRLAEHHQGPVVRLDAQSEELGELPVFNTIAEIRGSQKPNEYIVLSAHFDSWDGSSGSTDNGTGTITMMEALRILRTVYPNPKRTIVVGHWSGEEQGLNGSRAYVKDHPAVVNGLQALFNQDNGTGRVTSISMQGLTGAAGFMGKWLALVPSEIGKQITLDNPGVPSTGGSDYASFICAGAPAFGLSSLSWDYGAYTWHTTRDTYDKIVWDDVRNNAVLTAMLVYLASEEPQRVPRDRRTVFPVNTQTGQPFSWPACTDAARTTSQSTRM, from the coding sequence ATGAACCGCAACGTTTCGTACGTCATCGCGGCTGGGCTGGCCTTTGCGGCGGCGCCGGCGGGGGCGCAGTCGTTCGCGACGGAGAACCCCGTGCTGCGCCGCATCTGGGAGGAGGGGACGCGCAACTCGCAGCTGGAGCGGCTGGGGCAGGCGCTGTCGGACTCCATCGGGCCGCGGCTCACGGCGTCGCCGGGGATCCGTGCGGGGAACCAGTGGCTGATCGACACGTACCGCTCGTGGGGCATCACCGCGCGGAACGAGCAGTACGGCACCTTCCGCGGATGGCGGCGCGGCTACTCGCACGCGGACCTGGTGCAGCCGCGTGTGCGGTCGCTGGAGGGGACGATGCTGGCGTGGAGCCCGGGCACGAACGGGCCGGTGACGGCTCCCGTGGTGGCGCTGCCGGACTTCGCGGACCAGGCCGCGTTCGAGGCGTGGCTGCCCAGCATCCGCGGCAAGCTCGTGGCGATCTCCATGCCGCAGCCCACCTGCCGGCCCGACGACAACTGGAAGCAGTTCGCCACCGACTCCAGCTTCGCGCGCATGAAGGACGCGCGCACGGCGGCGACCGCCGCGTGGACGGCGCGCATCCAGCGCACGGGCGTGGCGGCGCGCGACCTGGCTCCGCGGCTTGAGCAGGCGGGGGCGGCGGGCGTGCTCACGTCGCTGTGGTCGGGCGGGTGGGGCGTGGACCGCATCTTCAACGCCCGCACGCACCAGGTGCCCACGTTCGACCTGAGCTGCGAGGACTACGGGCTGGTCTACCGCCTCGCCGAGCATCACCAGGGGCCGGTGGTGCGCCTCGACGCACAGTCCGAGGAGTTGGGCGAGCTGCCGGTCTTCAACACCATCGCGGAGATCCGCGGCAGCCAGAAGCCCAACGAGTACATCGTGCTGTCGGCGCACTTCGACTCGTGGGACGGCAGCTCGGGCAGCACGGACAACGGCACGGGCACGATCACCATGATGGAGGCGCTGCGCATCCTCCGCACCGTGTATCCCAACCCCAAGCGCACCATCGTCGTGGGCCACTGGAGCGGCGAGGAGCAGGGGCTGAACGGGTCACGCGCCTACGTGAAGGACCACCCCGCGGTGGTGAACGGCCTGCAGGCGCTGTTCAACCAAGACAACGGAACCGGTCGCGTGACAAGCATCTCCATGCAGGGGCTGACGGGCGCGGCCGGGTTCATGGGCAAGTGGCTGGCGCTGGTGCCGTCCGAGATCGGCAAGCAGATCACGCTGGACAATCCGGGGGTGCCCAGCACGGGCGGCAGCGACTACGCGTCGTTCATCTGCGCTGGGGCGCCGGCGTTCGGCCTGTCTTCGCTGAGCTGGGACTACGGCGCGTACACCTGGCACACCACGCGCGACACGTACGACAAGATCGTTTGGGACGACGTGCGCAACAACGCGGTGCTCACGGCCATGCTCGTCTACCTGGCGAGCGAGGAGCCGCAGCGCGTGCCGCGTGACCGGCGCACGGTGTTCCCGGTGAACACGCAGACCGGCCAGCCGTTCTCCTGGCCCGCGTGCACCGACGCCGCCCGCACCACGTCGCAGAGCACGCGGATGTAG
- a CDS encoding metallophosphoesterase family protein encodes MKVGVISDTHGLLRREVFERFADVEHILHAGDVGPAELLTELEAIAPVTAVWGNTDGFDIRARVPEVAEVTLGGVRIVVVHGMQVGSPTVEKMAAAYPDAGMVVFGHSHVPVIRTVGSVLAVNPGSAGPIRFRGKPTLAIATLEDGRARVELVELRNER; translated from the coding sequence ATGAAGGTGGGCGTCATCTCGGACACGCACGGGCTGCTGCGGCGCGAGGTGTTCGAGCGGTTCGCGGACGTGGAGCACATCCTCCACGCGGGCGACGTCGGCCCGGCGGAATTGCTGACGGAGCTGGAGGCCATCGCGCCGGTGACGGCGGTGTGGGGCAACACGGACGGGTTCGACATCCGCGCGCGCGTGCCCGAGGTGGCGGAGGTGACGCTGGGCGGCGTGCGCATCGTGGTCGTCCACGGCATGCAGGTGGGCTCGCCGACGGTGGAGAAGATGGCGGCGGCGTATCCCGACGCGGGGATGGTCGTCTTCGGGCACTCGCACGTGCCGGTGATCCGCACGGTCGGCTCGGTGCTCGCGGTGAATCCGGGAAGCGCGGGGCCGATCCGGTTTCGCGGGAAGCCGACGCTCGCCATCGCGACGCTGGAGGATGGGCGGGCGCGGGTGGAGCTGGTGGAGTTGCGGAACGAGAGGTAA
- a CDS encoding flavin prenyltransferase UbiX gives MSATPGAPITFGVTGASGAPYAVRLLRALNEAATPVRLIVSSYGWRLMAEESGIDGVDALRAATGDWSRVELYDSLDRGATPASGSAPSAGMVVCPCSMGTLASIAAGTSRNLVERAADVALKERRPLVLVPRETPLSLIHLENMTRLTRAGATVMPAAPGFYNRPQSIDDLVDFVVARILDHLGVQHGIGRRWRSGEQEAAT, from the coding sequence TTGAGCGCCACGCCCGGCGCGCCCATCACCTTCGGGGTCACGGGCGCCTCGGGCGCGCCGTACGCGGTGCGGCTGCTGCGCGCGCTGAACGAGGCGGCCACGCCGGTGCGGCTGATCGTGTCGTCGTACGGCTGGCGGCTGATGGCGGAGGAGTCCGGCATCGACGGGGTGGATGCGCTCCGTGCGGCAACGGGAGACTGGTCGCGCGTGGAGCTGTACGATTCGCTCGACAGGGGCGCCACGCCGGCCTCCGGCTCCGCTCCGTCCGCGGGGATGGTGGTCTGCCCGTGCTCAATGGGCACGCTGGCGTCCATCGCCGCGGGCACGTCCCGCAACCTGGTGGAGCGCGCGGCCGACGTCGCGCTGAAGGAGCGGCGCCCGCTCGTGCTCGTGCCGCGCGAGACGCCGCTGTCGCTCATCCACCTTGAGAACATGACGCGGCTCACGCGCGCCGGCGCGACGGTCATGCCGGCGGCGCCGGGCTTCTACAACCGGCCGCAGAGCATCGACGACCTTGTGGATTTCGTCGTGGCGCGCATCCTCGACCACCTGGGCGTGCAGCACGGCATCGGGCGGCGGTGGCGCAGCGGCGAGCAGGAGGCGGCGACGTGA
- a CDS encoding UbiA-like polyprenyltransferase: MSERTMEGQHVRGSGRLVDYSNLVKLPHTVFAMPFALVGATLASYRYPVTAREVVLILVAFTAARFAAMGFNRIADRAIDAKNPRTLMREIPSGKLSVRQAAVAVVVASAIFIAAAGFLNPLCLKLSPLALGCVFFYSYTKRFTRFAHVFLGFAMGIAPVGAYLAVAGRWSQPWTALLALAGAVLCWGAGFDILYSLQDIEFDRAEGLHSIPAALGAKGALLASRFLHVCAALCLLSVGLLLPDLGRTYFAAVGVIAAMLVYEQSLVKHDDFSKIDAAFFTINGVISVVFFLVVLGGRLLA; the protein is encoded by the coding sequence ATGAGTGAGCGCACGATGGAGGGGCAGCACGTTCGCGGGAGCGGGCGGTTGGTGGACTATTCGAACCTGGTGAAGCTGCCGCACACGGTGTTCGCCATGCCGTTTGCGCTGGTGGGGGCGACGCTCGCGTCGTACCGCTACCCGGTGACGGCGCGCGAGGTGGTGCTGATCCTGGTGGCGTTCACGGCGGCGCGGTTCGCGGCGATGGGCTTCAACCGCATCGCCGACCGCGCGATCGACGCGAAGAACCCACGCACGCTGATGCGCGAGATCCCGTCAGGCAAGCTGTCGGTGCGGCAGGCGGCCGTGGCCGTGGTCGTCGCGAGCGCGATCTTCATCGCCGCGGCCGGCTTCCTCAACCCGCTCTGCTTGAAGCTGTCGCCGCTGGCGCTGGGCTGCGTCTTCTTCTACTCGTACACGAAGCGGTTCACGCGTTTCGCTCACGTCTTCCTCGGCTTCGCGATGGGCATCGCGCCGGTCGGGGCGTACCTGGCGGTCGCAGGGCGCTGGAGCCAGCCGTGGACGGCGCTGCTCGCGCTGGCGGGAGCGGTGCTGTGCTGGGGCGCCGGGTTCGACATCCTCTACTCGCTGCAGGACATCGAATTCGACCGTGCGGAGGGGCTGCACTCGATTCCCGCCGCGCTGGGGGCGAAGGGCGCGCTGCTGGCGTCGCGCTTCCTGCACGTGTGCGCGGCGCTCTGCCTGCTGTCCGTCGGGCTGCTGCTGCCGGATCTGGGGAGGACGTACTTCGCCGCGGTGGGAGTGATCGCCGCGATGCTGGTGTACGAGCAGAGCCTGGTGAAGCACGACGACTTCTCGAAGATCGACGCGGCGTTCTTCACGATCAACGGCGTCATCTCCGTCGTCTTCTTCCTGGTTGTGCTGGGGGGAAGGCTGCTCGCTTGA